The bacterium genomic sequence CGCTGTCGGAACTTCTAACTGCTCTGCAATAAAATCTATCGCTTCTTGCGGAATGTACCCGAATAACGTCTGGGTCTTATGCAAAATGTCCATCAATTTACCGTGTTCGGCACGTTCTACTTGTTTACTGGTTAAATATTTTCCTAACAATTTCATATTCTTTTTAAACTGTACATTTTGTTGTGCTTCTCTACCGTTACCCTTACTCATTATTTCCCCCTCTTCTGCTTTAGGTAATGCTAAAAGTTTGTGGTTTTTTAGGAGCAACACCTTTCGGTGTCCGTTTTTGATAGTGAGTATGCAATAACTGATGCGATTTATGACTAAGCGGTTTTTCCAAAAATTCGGCATAAAGTTTTAAAATCTGCGGGTTTAAATGTGCTTTTCGAATCGGTTTATTTCGATCGATTGTATAAAGTCCTTCAGCACGTTTAGCATAAATACTTTTCTCCATTACCTTCGAAGTATCACGAGGTATAGGTTGTCCTCCCCCACCTAAACATCCGCCGGGACATGCCATAATTTCAATAAAATGATACGATTTATTTTCCTTTTCAACTTCGGTCAATAACCGATGCGCATTGAGTAATCCATACGCTACCGCAACCCGAACTTTGTTCCCATCGATATCCAACTCAGTTTCTTTAATCCCATCAAATCCGCGAACGACAGTGAAATCTACCTTATCAAGATTTTTTTGGGTAATTAATTCATAGGCCGTGCGTAACGCTGCTTCCATAACTCCTCCGGTTGCACCGAATATTGGTGCAGCTCCAGTTGATTCACCTAATTCATTATCAAATTCCGATTCCGGTAAATTCGTGAACTGAATCCCCGCTTGTTGTATCATGTTAATTAACTCCCGAGTTGTTAATACTGCATCGACATCTTGGAATCCGCTTGAGTTCATCTCCTCCCGGCTCGCTTCATACTTTTTCGCAGTGCATGGCATAATACTAACACTAAATATTTTTGATGGGTCTATTCCAATTTTTTGCGCATAGTATGTTTTAATCAGCGCCCCTAACATCTGTTGCGGAGATTTACAACTCGATAGATGGTCTAATAACCGCGGATGAAAATGTTCACAGAATTTTATCCACCCGGGACTGCAGGACGTTATTAACGGTAGTTTACCTTTATTGCAAATTCGCTGAACTAATTCGTTTGCTTCCTCTACAACGGTTAAATCTGCTGAAAACTGCGTATCGAAAACCACATCGAATCCGAGCATCCGTAATGCGGTTACCGTTTGTTTGGTCATATCTACCCCAGGTTCTAATCCAAATCCTTCTCCAATTGCCACCCGAACCGCAGGCGCAATTTGCACGATAACTTTTTTCTCCGGGTCTGAAAGTGCATTCCAAACCTGTTCCGTAGCGTCGCGTTCCGTCAGTGCTCCCGTCGGACAGAAATTAACGCACTGCCCGCAATTAGCACAAACGGTTTTTGCAAGTGGAATTTGATATGCGGTTGCAACTGTAGTCTTAAATCCGCGATTGATAAATGAAAGAGTATTTACTCCTTGGATTTCAGAGCAGGCACGTATACACTTTCCACATAATATACATTTATTCGGGTCTCGGATTAATGCTGGTGAAGAAGTATCTTGTGAAAATTCGAGCCGGTCACCTTCAAATCTTAATTCTTTGATACCAATATCTTTCGCTAATTCCTGTAATTCGCATAGTTGGTTCTTTTCACATAGTTGACACTCTTTCGGATGCGCATCTAACAAAAGTTCGAGTAATACTTTCCGCGCTTCTCGAATTGCCGCAGAATTCGTCTGCACCATCATTCCTTCTGCAACCAACGTATTACACGAGACCGGATAATTTTTCATTCCTGCAACTTCAACGACACAAATCCGACATGCACCTACCGCACTTAATTTCGGATGGTAGCATAACCGCGGGATATGAATCCCAATACTATCAGCTGCTTGCATGATCGTATAATCTTTGGGTACTGTAACTTTTATTCCGTCTATAGTTAAAGTAACTTGCTGATTCATATTCGATTATTTGTTCTCCTTTCTATCGCACCGCAGGCAGCGGTTCGCTTCAAACATCGCTGCTGCTCGAGTATATCCTCTGATAACTTCATTAAAATTATTTTTCCGATTCTGAATCGCTATCTTTCCATACGACGGACGATAACATTCTTTTACTTCCGCTGCCGGATCGAAATAAGCGACTTCTTTACGTTCGCCTTTAATGACAAACCGATTCTCCACTAAATTTTCCTTCCGTAAATAACGAGCTATTGATATCGCACCCTGTTCACCGTCGGATATAGCTTCTATAACGGTTCCAGCACTGCGAACCACATCTCCACCAGCGAATACACCGGGAATATTCGTCTCGAAGGTTCGTGGATTAATTTTGATGCATCCAGTCTCATCTACAGTCAATCCGATTGTTTTTGCTAAGTTATCCACATCAGGTTGTGCTCCAATAGCGCTGATAACTAAATCTACTGGAAATGATATGATTTCTTCAGTAGCAATTGGTTTTCGCCGCCCGCTTAAATCGAATTCACCGGGTCTCATTTTTACGCACTGAATCTGCGTTACTTTACCTGACTCCCCTTTGATTGAAATCGGATTTAAATAAAAATGGAATGTGACTCCTTCCTGTTCTGCTTCGCTGATTTCATCTGGTATTGCAGGCATATCCTCTTTAGCCCGGCGATAAATGATTTTTACTTCTTCTGCGCCAAGTCGGATCGCGGTTCGCGCAGCATCTATTGCCGCATTTCCTCCTCCGATAACCGCAACTTTTTTACCGGCGAGTGAAATGCTCTTTTTTCCAATCCCATTTAAGTTCACTTGTTTCAAGAAACTTAATGAACTGAGAATCCCTTGTAAATTGCTACCTTCAATCTTTAACGGGACTTCTTTCCACGCACCGACCGCTAAATAAATCGCTTGAAATCCTTGCCGTTTCAGTTGGTCGAATGTAATATCTTTACCAACCGTTATCCCGGTTTTTATTCTTACGCCAATATTTTTGATTCGCTGGATATCATTTTGAATCACGTCTCGCGGCAGCCGATATTTTGGAATCCCAAGCGTCATCATTCCACCGGGAATTTTCTCGGATTCAAATATCGTTACCGGATACCCCCGAATCGCTAAATGATATGCACAAGCTAATCCAGCTGGTCCGCTTCCAACTACGGCGACCTTCTCCGGATATCTATGTTTCGATTTATTAATTACTTTCAAATTAGTTCTTGCCGCATAATCTGCTGCAAATCGTTTTAAGAACATAATTGCTATCGGTTCATCGACTTTGCTACGACGACAGTTCGATTCACAGGGATGGTGGCAAATCCGTCCGCAAACTGACGGTAATGGATTACGATCGAAAATTGTCCGGAAACTTTCAGCAAATTTCCCTTCTCGAATATACCCAATATATTGTGGAATATCAATATTGACCGGACAAGTATGTTGACACGGGGAAACGAACATCTCGCCACAAACTGCTGCTGGACATTTTCGTTCTTGAATATGCGCTTCATATTCCGACCGGAAATAGCGAATGGTTGATAAAACCGGATTCGGCGCGGTTTGTCCTAATCCGCATAATGCCGTCTTTTGAATCACATTACCTAATAGCTGTAGTTTTTCAATATCGCCTTCTTGTCCTTGCCCAGAAGTAATACGAGTTAAAATTTCGAGCATACGTCGCGTTCCTTCACGACAGGGAGTGCATTTCCCACAGGACTCTTCAACCGTGAATTCTAGAAAGAACTTTGCCACATCAACCATGCAATCTTTCTCATCCATTACAATCATTCCACCAGAACCCATAATCGAGCCAGCGGTCATTAACGAATCGTAATCAATTGGCGTATTTAAATACTGGACCGGTAAACAACCACCAGACGGTCCACCAGTTTGCACTGCTTTAAATTTATTTCCATTTTTAATCCCACCACCAATATCAAAAATAACTTCGCCAATTGACGTTCCCATTGGAACTTCTACCAACCCTGTATTTTTAACTTTTCCAGCAAGTGCAAACACCTTCGTTCCTTTACTCTTTTCTGTGCCTATAGAAGCAAAATATTGCCAGCCATCAAGTAGCACTACCGGGATATTTGCCCAGGTTTCAACGTTATTGATTAACGTCGGCTTTCCGCATAAACCTGAAACTGACGGATACGGTGGTCTGGTTCTCGGCATACCCCGCATACCTTCAATCGAATGAATTAAAGCGGTTTCTTCACCGCAAACGAACGCACCTGCTCCAAGCACGACTTCTATATCAAATGAAAAATCTGTTCCTAAAATATTGTTCCCTAAAAAATTTAACGCTCGTGCTTGTTGCAATGCATTATGTAACCGTTCGACTGCTAACGGATATTCTGCACGGATATACACAATACCAAGATTTGCTCCCACTGCATAGCCGCCAATCGTCATCGCTTCTATAACCGAGAACGGATCACCTTCGATAATTCCGCGATCCATAAACGCACCAGGGTCACCTTCGTCCGCATTGCAGATGACATATTTTTCCTCCGATTTCTGTTCCGAAACAAATTTCCACTTTAATCCGGTCGGAAATCCGCCGCCACCACGGCCTCGAAGACCGGATTTGATGATTTCTTCAATAACCTGTTCCGGTTTGTAATTTGCTAAAACTTTTGCAAGTGATTCATATCCGCGAACTGCCAAATAATCATCAATTCGTTCCGGATCTATCACGCCACAGTTTCGTAACGCCATTCTTTTTTGTTTGGTAAAATAATCAATATCACCAAAAATATAATGCGATTTATCGGTTAACAGATCTTTACTCATCCGTTCATATCCTGGTTTTTCTTTCGGAGAAGGAACATTATTTTTGACTAAATGGTCAATAACAATTTGTCGCGCTTTTTTTGCATCAACATTCTCATATTTGAACGGAATTTTGCCAAATTGAAGCACTTCTACCGTCGGTTCTAAATGACATCTCCCAACACAACCTTTTTTCCCAATATAGACATCCTTAATTTTCCGCTTTTTAATCTCCTGATGTAAAATATCCCAAACGATTTTAGAACCAGCAGCAATTTCGCAGGTCGACATTCCGACATTGATTCGGGTTGTTGCAGTCCATCGAGACAAATTCGTATGAATCGCTTCCTGTTTCTTTTTCTTTAATACTTTCAACGGATTACTACCCATGGTTTACTTTTCTCCTTAAGAATAGCGTATAATTATAGCGTTAGGGATTCTGGTTTAAAATCGAATTTGATGAAAACCACTTCGTTCTTAATTCAGACTCCCTCAATAAACCTAAATTTTGCAATCTACAAATACCCATTTCAACCGAAGTATCTGTCCCGTCTGAACCTATTTGGAATAATTCGGTTGATATCATTCTGGCGCAAGTTGAAAATCTAACCAGGAAACTTTGTTCCTATTACAACCTAATGGAATATTCGGGATTATTTCCTAGTTATTGTTATGGTATCTCCAATAGAATAATCAATATATCTGCCGATAGAATTGGCAAGAGATTCCATCCAGAAACCAGAGGCACCGACCGGGCCTTCGACACATCGCTTACCTGGATATATTTCATAATATTTCCGATACGGAAACGGGGTAAAATTCAGCATCAATACATTCGCACCAGATTTCAATCCTTCAATTCGATAGTCGTGTCCTAAACTGCCTAATGCGGTTGTCGCCGGAATATTTGGATATTTCGTTACAATACGAGTTATTGCAATTGTCTTTAACGTCAATAACGCATCCCCGTTTATTTCATTCGCTAGTTCTGTTCCAGGATGCGAAATAAACGGTCCGATTCCAATCATATCGAGTCCTTCTTGCTTAAAAAAAAGGATATCGTTAGCGATGGTTTCAAGTGTTTGTCCTTTTAATCCAATAATATTTCCGGAACCAGTCTGATACCCAAGTTGCTTTAATTGTTTTATACATCGAAACCGATTCTCAAAACTCATTCCAGGATGCAGTGTTTGATATAGCTCTGGATCCGAAGTTTCAATTTTCAGCAGATATCGGTCTGCACCAGCTTCCCGCCATAGGCGATATTCCGCATAGCTTCTCTCTCCGACTGATAAAGTTACCGCTATGGTAAACTTCGCTTTTATTTCCGCGATAATTTCACTCAACCAATCAGGATTGAGATCATTATCTTCACCAGATTGTAGTACAACAGTTTTAATTCCAGCTCGCACTACTTGTTCTACACTATTAAGGATTTCATGCTTCGATAACCGATACCGTTTGATTCGGGAATTTTTTCTATTTAATCCGCAGTAACAACAGGCGTTGCGACAATAATTTGAGAACTCGATAATCCCACGAATAAGAATCCCATCCCCTACATATTCTTTTCGAACCTTATCTGCGAAGTTAAATAAAGCTTCTAGTTCAGATTCTGCTTTCAACGAAAGAAGAGAGATAATATCTTCTTGTTCAGGGAAATATTTAGAATATACAATAGATAAAATTTCGTCAATCTTAGACATATGTATCTCGAATTCCACGATTAATTTCATCGAAAAACGCAGCTAACTGTTTCTGTTCACGATCAGTTAAACAAGTTTTCATCTGTTCAATGAGTTTATATCCTTCAGTTCGAACATTATCAGAAGCAAAATCATCCAGATACTCTTTAAGCGTTATTAACGCATTAATACTGCATTTGCCTTTAATTGTTCCAGGTTTTGCTAACGCCATAAAAGTTTCTCCGGTTCGTTCTTTTCGATAGCAAGCAGCACAAAAACTCGGGATATATTTCTGCTGAATTAACGACCCGATAACTTCATCGAGAGTACGATGATCACTAACCGCAAACTGTGGGTCACTGAAATATTCTTTCTCTTGTGAAGTATATCCACCGGGAGCAGTATTCGATTCTGCACTAATTTGTGATACTCCGAGATTCACTAGTTCATCCCGGAGTTGCGGCGTTTCCCGAGTGGATAAAATGATTCCGGTATAAGGGACTGAGAGCCGAAGAATCGCCACGAGTTTCTTGAAATCCGTATCAGCAACTCGATACGGAATGTGTTCAGTAAACTCGACACCGGGTGCAGGTTCAATCCTCGGAACTGAAATAGTGTGCGGCCCAACATTGAACTTGTTCTCAAGCGCTTCGATATGCATTAACATCGCTAAGGTATCGAACCGATAATCATAAAGACCATAGAGAACTCCAATACCGACATCGTCTATGCCAGCTGCAAAAGCGCGGTCAATTGCTTCAATTCGATTATTCGGGTCACTTTTCGGTCCTTTCGGATGTACGTAACGATAGGTTGGCTCATGATAGGTTTCTTGAAAAATTTGGTAGGTGCCAATGCCAGCCGATTTTAACTGTTTAAATTCATCGACGGTCAACGGAGCACAGTTGATATTTACTCGCCGAATCTTATGTGGACCAACAGAAACAGAATATACCGCGTTAATCGCATTAATATAATAATCTATTAACGACCATTCTCCAGCTGGTTTTGCTTCTCCAGCTACAAGAAGAATTCGTTTATGTCCACGGTTTAATAACCACTCAACTTGTTGTTTGATTTCATCTTGAGATAACGCTTTCCGTTTAACCAGTTTATTTTCCGAATTAAAGCCACAATACCGACATGCGTTTGCGCAGTAATTACTTATATATAAAGGAGCAAATAAAACAATCCGTTTTCCATAAATTGCATTTTTAACCCAAGCAGCGGTCTCAAAAATCTTTTGGATATCTTCTGGCGTTTCGACCGCCAATAAGGTAGCAGTTTCAGATAATGATAAGCGTTGTAATGATTTTGCTTTTTGCAAAATCGCATCTACTTCACCTGAGGTAACCGGTTTTGAGTTCGTTAGTAATTCTTCAATTTTAGCTTCGTTAATATACTTCATAGTTGGTTACAAAATTTAAAAACCAAAATATTATTTATCAGCAAGTTTTCTATAATATTTGATAATTTCTATCACCTTTTTCGGGGTTAACGAACCATATATTTTATCTTCAACCATAATAACTGGAGCTATACCGCAAGCGCCAAGACATCGGGCTGATTGCAATGTAAACAATCTATCCTCAGTAGTTTCTCCCAGAGGAACTTGAAGATTGTCTTGAAGAGTATTTAAAATATCCTGTGCACCTTTGATATAACACGCTGTTCCTAAACAAACTGATACTCGATATTTCCCACGTGGTTTCAGGTTGAAATAATGATAAAATGTGGCAACACCCCAAATATGCGCTGTAGGGATATTCATTTGCAATGCAATTGCATCCATAACTTCTTGTGATAGATATCCATATAACTCCTGCGCTCTATGCAAGATGGCAATGAGATACGATTCTGGATGTTCTTGCTTTTTTACTGCGTCAATAAATTGAAGTAGTTCTGATAAATCTACTGTGGTTTTCACTTTCGATCCTGTCATCAGTTGCTCCTCTATTATCGTAACGTAAGTTGATGCGGAATAATGCCAACAGGTTTTTTCGCTTTATAATGGGTATGGAGTAACTTATGGGCTAATGGACTCAATGGACGACCAAGATATTTCTTATATATCCGTTGAATATCAGGGTTTTCATAACTTCGTCGAATTGTTTTCGCTCGGTCAATCTGGTATAACGCTTCGGCTCGTTTCTGTAAGCAGGATTCATCTAACGGAATAGAATTGATTCCCGCATAAGGTTGCCCTCCCCCACCGATACATCCTCCGGGACAACCCATAATTTCTATGAAATGATACCTCGTAGGGTCAGAACGAACAATTTCTAATAATGCATTTGCGTTTCCTAACCCATGGGCTACAGCAACGCGAATTTCTTTATTATCCAACATTAACTTCCCTTCTTTTATTCCTTGAAATCCACGCAATTCATCAAATTCTATGTCTAATAATGTTTCTCCGAGATAAAGTTCATAAGCGGTTCGCAGTGCGGATTCCATAACCCCGCCAGTGGTTCCAAAAATTGTCCCTCCACCCGATGAAATACCCAGTGGTTCATCGAATTCTTCCGGTTCTAAATCGAGAAAATCTATCCCAGCTGATTGAATCATCCACGCTATTTCACGAGTGGTAACCACGATGTCAACTCCTTTTAATCCGTTTATCATCAATTCCGGTCGTTCTGCTTCATATTTTTTTGCCGTACAACACATCACTGCTACACTTAATATCTTTTTCGGATCAACTTTAATTTTTTCGGCAAAATAAGTCCTGATAAGCGCTCCTATCATTGACATCGGTGATTTACAGGTTGAAACATTATCAATTAAATCCGGATAAAATTGTTCCATACATTTCATCCACGCACTTGAACATGAAGTTATCATCGGAAGTTTTCCTTGACCTTGAATTCGTTCAATAAATTCACTCGCTTCTTCCATAATAGTTAAATCCGCACCAAGCTGGGTGTCGAACACATAATCAAACCCTAAACGATGTAACGCCGCAACCAGCTCTCCTTGCAGAGAAGTTCCTGGCGGTAACCCAAAAGCTTCTCCAATTGAAGCGCGAACTGAAGGAGCAAATTGCACCACTTTAATCAAATTCGGATCGTTGAGTTTTTTAAACAATTCTTGAGTATAATTGCGTTCCACAAATGCTGCTGTAGGACAAACATTGATACATTGTCCGCATGTTGTACAAACCGTTTCTGTAAAAGGAAGATTATATGCCGGCATAACCACCGTTTGAAAACCACGATATGCATAATTCAATGCATTAATTTTTTGGATTTCGGAACATATCCGAACACACCGGCCACAGAGTATGCATTTATTGGGGTCACGGATTACTGACGGTGACGATAAATCTTTATCATACTGTTTCTTTTCACCGACGAAATGTCGGTTTCGAATTCCCATAATCGAAGCTAACCGTTGTAATTCACAATTCCCGTCCCGTTCACAGGTATGGCAATCTTCCGGATGGTTATCGAGAATTAATTCAATAATATCGCGGCGCGCCCGACGAAGTTCATCGGTGTTCGTCCAGATTTTCATTCCGTCTGCAACGGGATACGCACATGAAGCTACATACGTCTTCATTCCTTCAATCTGAACAATACACACCCGACAAGCTCCTTCGATAGATAATCGTGGATGATAACACAA encodes the following:
- a CDS encoding NADH-dependent [FeFe] hydrogenase, group A6, translating into MNQQVTLTIDGIKVTVPKDYTIMQAADSIGIHIPRLCYHPKLSAVGACRICVVEVAGMKNYPVSCNTLVAEGMMVQTNSAAIREARKVLLELLLDAHPKECQLCEKNQLCELQELAKDIGIKELRFEGDRLEFSQDTSSPALIRDPNKCILCGKCIRACSEIQGVNTLSFINRGFKTTVATAYQIPLAKTVCANCGQCVNFCPTGALTERDATEQVWNALSDPEKKVIVQIAPAVRVAIGEGFGLEPGVDMTKQTVTALRMLGFDVVFDTQFSADLTVVEEANELVQRICNKGKLPLITSCSPGWIKFCEHFHPRLLDHLSSCKSPQQMLGALIKTYYAQKIGIDPSKIFSVSIMPCTAKKYEASREEMNSSGFQDVDAVLTTRELINMIQQAGIQFTNLPESEFDNELGESTGAAPIFGATGGVMEAALRTAYELITQKNLDKVDFTVVRGFDGIKETELDIDGNKVRVAVAYGLLNAHRLLTEVEKENKSYHFIEIMACPGGCLGGGGQPIPRDTSKVMEKSIYAKRAEGLYTIDRNKPIRKAHLNPQILKLYAEFLEKPLSHKSHQLLHTHYQKRTPKGVAPKKPQTFSIT
- a CDS encoding FAD-dependent oxidoreductase, translated to MKVINKSKHRYPEKVAVVGSGPAGLACAYHLAIRGYPVTIFESEKIPGGMMTLGIPKYRLPRDVIQNDIQRIKNIGVRIKTGITVGKDITFDQLKRQGFQAIYLAVGAWKEVPLKIEGSNLQGILSSLSFLKQVNLNGIGKKSISLAGKKVAVIGGGNAAIDAARTAIRLGAEEVKIIYRRAKEDMPAIPDEISEAEQEGVTFHFYLNPISIKGESGKVTQIQCVKMRPGEFDLSGRRKPIATEEIISFPVDLVISAIGAQPDVDNLAKTIGLTVDETGCIKINPRTFETNIPGVFAGGDVVRSAGTVIEAISDGEQGAISIARYLRKENLVENRFVIKGERKEVAYFDPAAEVKECYRPSYGKIAIQNRKNNFNEVIRGYTRAAAMFEANRCLRCDRKENK
- the hydE gene encoding [FeFe] hydrogenase H-cluster radical SAM maturase HydE; its protein translation is MSKIDEILSIVYSKYFPEQEDIISLLSLKAESELEALFNFADKVRKEYVGDGILIRGIIEFSNYCRNACCYCGLNRKNSRIKRYRLSKHEILNSVEQVVRAGIKTVVLQSGEDNDLNPDWLSEIIAEIKAKFTIAVTLSVGERSYAEYRLWREAGADRYLLKIETSDPELYQTLHPGMSFENRFRCIKQLKQLGYQTGSGNIIGLKGQTLETIANDILFFKQEGLDMIGIGPFISHPGTELANEINGDALLTLKTIAITRIVTKYPNIPATTALGSLGHDYRIEGLKSGANVLMLNFTPFPYRKYYEIYPGKRCVEGPVGASGFWMESLANSIGRYIDYSIGDTITITRK
- a CDS encoding NADH-dependent [FeFe] hydrogenase, group A6; protein product: MKKNKQYITIYFNGKPYKVESNQTIMQAADKLGFRIPRLCYHPRLSIEGACRVCIVQIEGMKTYVASCAYPVADGMKIWTNTDELRRARRDIIELILDNHPEDCHTCERDGNCELQRLASIMGIRNRHFVGEKKQYDKDLSSPSVIRDPNKCILCGRCVRICSEIQKINALNYAYRGFQTVVMPAYNLPFTETVCTTCGQCINVCPTAAFVERNYTQELFKKLNDPNLIKVVQFAPSVRASIGEAFGLPPGTSLQGELVAALHRLGFDYVFDTQLGADLTIMEEASEFIERIQGQGKLPMITSCSSAWMKCMEQFYPDLIDNVSTCKSPMSMIGALIRTYFAEKIKVDPKKILSVAVMCCTAKKYEAERPELMINGLKGVDIVVTTREIAWMIQSAGIDFLDLEPEEFDEPLGISSGGGTIFGTTGGVMESALRTAYELYLGETLLDIEFDELRGFQGIKEGKLMLDNKEIRVAVAHGLGNANALLEIVRSDPTRYHFIEIMGCPGGCIGGGGQPYAGINSIPLDESCLQKRAEALYQIDRAKTIRRSYENPDIQRIYKKYLGRPLSPLAHKLLHTHYKAKKPVGIIPHQLTLR
- the nuoE gene encoding NADH-quinone oxidoreductase subunit NuoE, yielding MTGSKVKTTVDLSELLQFIDAVKKQEHPESYLIAILHRAQELYGYLSQEVMDAIALQMNIPTAHIWGVATFYHYFNLKPRGKYRVSVCLGTACYIKGAQDILNTLQDNLQVPLGETTEDRLFTLQSARCLGACGIAPVIMVEDKIYGSLTPKKVIEIIKYYRKLADK
- the hydG gene encoding [FeFe] hydrogenase H-cluster radical SAM maturase HydG codes for the protein MKYINEAKIEELLTNSKPVTSGEVDAILQKAKSLQRLSLSETATLLAVETPEDIQKIFETAAWVKNAIYGKRIVLFAPLYISNYCANACRYCGFNSENKLVKRKALSQDEIKQQVEWLLNRGHKRILLVAGEAKPAGEWSLIDYYINAINAVYSVSVGPHKIRRVNINCAPLTVDEFKQLKSAGIGTYQIFQETYHEPTYRYVHPKGPKSDPNNRIEAIDRAFAAGIDDVGIGVLYGLYDYRFDTLAMLMHIEALENKFNVGPHTISVPRIEPAPGVEFTEHIPYRVADTDFKKLVAILRLSVPYTGIILSTRETPQLRDELVNLGVSQISAESNTAPGGYTSQEKEYFSDPQFAVSDHRTLDEVIGSLIQQKYIPSFCAACYRKERTGETFMALAKPGTIKGKCSINALITLKEYLDDFASDNVRTEGYKLIEQMKTCLTDREQKQLAAFFDEINRGIRDTYV